The Branchiostoma floridae strain S238N-H82 chromosome 17, Bfl_VNyyK, whole genome shotgun sequence genome has a window encoding:
- the LOC118404988 gene encoding 52 kDa repressor of the inhibitor of the protein kinase-like, with product MNRYCQREWLETFEFVSYSTEQDGLYCLPCVLFPTSSTREQPTLLVKRPFRNWKDAKNDLQVHGLLENHRNSEARMKAFKDTMQNPGRRIDLSMTSESINRTKKNRAFLLSVIKCLEVCGRQGFALRGHRDDSTADPLSNKGNFHALLQLRVDAGDVALAEHLETCARNATYISKTSQNQLLECIKQYILETIVKDITSQPFGPHYGIMADEVTDVSNWEQLGLLVRYTKDQKPVERLLMFSECEKITGRALCDTIAADLAGVNLDPANCRAQCFDGAGNMAGVRNGCAANFKEIATRAPYFHCASHDLNLALCKACKVQDIHCMMETLKAVGIFFKYSPKRTRELEKAVENENEERRAAGRTQLLKTKVKPMCETRWVEKHTCLEDFHELHEPLTDCLEAITSEEGWDAKARTEAGGLLSQLKRPAFLCAFECALYIFGYTKSLSTLLQGSTMDIIKAYEQVDLVRKELRSIRERADEEFHQVYLSASEMAQRLGQDMEVPRRCRRQTQRCNVEADTPEVYFRRSIFVPFVDGMVEQLTSRFPQLTAHACRALMLIPSNVHSLQQDHIQQLREYYEPDLPSPLSLQQELRLWKAQWQGVIVTEKPDSLDATISHQYSNPAIFPNVCMMLQLLMLTPVTTAGVERANSALRYIKDVYRSTMGEDRLNALILLFVHRDIPLDYNRIIDIYATGHPRRMMFINPLAE from the coding sequence ATGAACAGGTACTGCCAGAGGGAATGGTTAGAGACATTCGAGTTCGTGTCCTACTCTACAGAACAGGATGGTCTGTACTGTCTCCCCTGTGTTTTGTTTCCCACCTCTTCAACGCGTGAACAACCCACCCTTCTAGTGAAGCGGCCGTTTAGAAACTGGAAGGACGCTAAAAACGATCTGCAAGTCCATGGACTCTTGGAGAACCACCGAAACTCAGAAGCGAGGATGAAGGCGTTTAAGGACACAATGCAGAATCCAGGGCGTCGTATTGACCTGTCCATGACATCGGAGTCGATTAATCGCACAAAGAAGAACCGCGCTTTTCTCCTTTCAGTCATCAAGTGCCTGGAGGTATGTGGCCGGCAAGGATTCGCCCTTCGCGGACACCGTGACGATAGTACAGCGGACCCCTTATCTAACAAAGGGAATTTCCACGCATTACTACAGTTAAGGGTGGATGCTGGAGACGTGGCACTTGCAGAGCACCTGGAGACATGCGCACGCAATGCAACCTACATTTCAAAAACGTCACAGAATCAGCTCCTAGAATGTATTAAACAATACATTCTAGAGACAATTGTAAAGGACATAACTAGCCAACCTTTCGGTCCACACTATGGCATTATGGCGGACGAGGTTACTGACGTAAGCAACTGGGAGCAGTTGGGCCTACTAGTTCGCTACACAAAAGATCAAAAACCTGTGGAAAGGTTGCTCATGTTTTCAGAGTGTGAGAAGATAACAGGAAGAGCCCTGTGCGATACGATCGCTGCTGACCTCGCCGGGGTGAACCTGGACCCAGCAAACTGCAGGGCGCAGTGTTTCGATGGTGCTGGGAACATGGCGGGAGTACGGAATGGCTGCGCTGCAAACTTCAAGGAGATCGCCACCAGAGCACCGTACTTCCACTGTGCAAGCCATGATCTCAACCTGGCCCTTTGCAAAGCCTGCAAGGTACAGGATATCCACTGCATGATGGAAACTCTGAAGGCAGTGGGCATCTTCTTCAAGTACTCACCCAAAAGAACACGAGAGCTGGAAAAGGCCGTTGAGAATGAGAACGAAGAAAGGCGTGCCGCCGGCCGTACACAACTCCTGAAAACCAAAGTCAAGCCGATGTGCGAGACACGCTGGGTAGAGAAGCACACCTGCCTGGAGGACTTCCACGAACTTCACGAGCCCCTCACGGATTGTCTGGAAGCAATCACATCAGAGGAGGGATGGGACGCAAAAGCACGCACGGAAGCAGGTGGGTTATTGTCTCAACTGAAGAGGCCTGCGTTCCTGTGTGCCTTCGAGTGTGCTCTGTACATCTTTGGCTACACAAAATCTCTCAGTACTCTTCTACAAGGAAGCACGATGGACATAATCAAAGCGTACGAACAAGTGGACCTTGTTCGCAAAGAGTTGCGGTCCATCAGAGAGAGAGCTGATGAGGAGTTCCATCAAGTGTACCTAAGTGCAAGCGAGATGGCGCAGAGGCTTGGCCAAGACATGGAAGTGCCGCGTCGGTGTAGACGACAGACCCAAAGGTGCAATGTTGAGGCCGACACGCCTGAAGTTTACTTCAGAAGGTCAATCTTTGTGCCTTTTGTGGACGGTATGGTGGAGCAGCTTACATCACGCTTCCCACAGCTAACAGCCCATGCTTGTCGCGCTCTTATGCTCATCCCGTCAAACGTACACAGCCTTCAACAAGACCACATCCAGCAGCTACGCGAATACTATGAACCGGACCTACCATCTCCGCTATCTTTACAACAGGAGCTTCGTCTGTGGAAGGCACAGTGGCAAGGTGTAATTGTTACTGAAAAGCCAGACTCACTTGACGCAACCATCAGCCATCAATACAGCAACCCAGCAATCTTCCCCAATGTGTGTATGATGTTGCAACTCCTGATGCTGACGCCAGTGACCACTGCTGGAGTAGAAAGAGCAAATTCCGCACTCAGGTACATCAAGGATGTGTACAGGAGCACCATGGGTGAGGATCGCCTCAACGCGCTGATACTCCTCTTTGTCCACAGGGACATTCCGCTTGATTATAACAGAATCATAGATATCTACGCTACAGGGCATCCACGCAGAATGATGTTCATCAACCCACTAGCAGAGTAA
- the LOC118404989 gene encoding paternally-expressed gene 3 protein-like — translation MASRRKRKGTNQADLHRFFGAAAAPKNVCKGASSGSGSQPDPQASGDQSHRTSGTVQPDPQASGDQSHKTSGTVQSDPQASGDQSHKKSGTVQSNPQASGDQSHKKSGTVQSNPQASGDQSHKTSGTVQSDPQTSGDQSHKKSGTVQSDPQASGDQSHKKSGTVQSNPQASVVTSPTRRPAQSSPTPRPVVTSPTRRPAQSSPTPRPVVTSPTRSPAQSSPTPRPVVTSPTRSPAQSSPTPRPVVTSPTRSPAQSSPTPRPVVTSPTRSPAQSSPTPRPVVTSPTRSPAQSSPTPRPAVTSPTRSPAQSSPTPRPVVTSPTRSPAQSSPTSRPVVTSPTRRPAQSSPTPRPVVTSPTRSPAQSSPTPRPVVTSPTRRPAQSSPTPRPVVTSPTRRPAQSSPTPRPVVTSPTRRPAQSSPTPRPVVTSPTRSLALCPYPIPLVETAGTYPISRRATLMMSQNTGLSRKGVPHLDLSSLLERTKIVAGRVVS, via the exons ATGGCATCTAGACGAAAGAGAAAAGGGACGAATCAAGCAGACTTACATAGATTTTTTGGTGCTGCAGCCGCACccaaaaatgtatgtaaaggTGCATCCTCCGGCTCAGGCTCCCAGCCCGACCCCCAGGCCAGTGGTGACCAGTCCCACAGGACGTCCGGCACAGTCCAGCCCGACCCCCAGGCCAGCGGTGACCAGTCCCACAAGACGTCCGGCACAGTCCAGTCCGACCCCCAGGCCAGTGGTGACCAGTCCCACAAGAAGTCCGGCACAGTCCAGTCCAACCCCCAGGCCAGTGGTGACCAGTCCCACAAGAAGTCCGGCACAGTCCAGTCCAACCCCCAGGCCAGCGGTGACCAGTCCCACAAGACGTCCGGCACAGTCCAGTCCGACCCCCAGACCAGTGGTGACCAGTCCCACAAGAAGTCCGGCACAGTCCAGTCCGACCCCCAGGCCAGTGGTGACCAGTCCCACAAGAAGTCCGGCACAGTCCAGTCCAACCCCCAGGCCAGTG TGGTGACCAGTCCCACAAGACGTCCGGCACAGTCCAGCCCGACCCCCAGGCCAGTGGTGACCAGTCCCACAAGACGTCCGGCACAGTCCAGCCCGACCCCCAGGCCAGTGGTGACCAGTCCCACAAGAAGTCCGGCACAGTCCAGCCCGACCCCCAGGCCAGTGGTGACCAGTCCCACAAGAAGTCCGGCACAGTCCAGTCCAACCCCCAGGCCAGTGGTGACCAGTCCCACAAGAAGTCCGGCACAGTCCAGCCCGACTCCCAGGCCAGTGGTGACCAGTCCCACAAGAAGTCCGGCACAGTCCAGCCCGACCCCCAGGCCAGTGGTGACCAGTCCCACAAGAAGTCCGGCACAGTCCAGTCCGACCCCCAGGCCAGCGGTGACCAGTCCCACAAGAAGTCCGGCACAGTCCAGTCCGACCCCCAGGCCAGTGGTGACCAGTCCCACAAGAAGTCCGGCACAGTCCAGCCCGACCTCCAGGCCAGTGGTGACCAGTCCCACAAGACGTCCGGCACAGTCCAGTCCGACCCCCAGGCCAGTGGTGACCAGTCCCACAAGAAGTCCGGCACAGTCCAGCCCGACCCCCAGGCCAGTGgtgaccagtccaacaagacgTCCGGCACAGTCCAGCCCAACCCCCAGACCAGTGGTGACCAGTCCCACAAGACGTCCGGCACAGTCCAGCCCGACCCCCAGGCCAGTGGTGACCAGTCCCACAAGACGTCCGGCACAGTCCAGCCCGACCCCCAGGCCAGTGGTGACCAGTCCCACAAGAAGTCTGGCTCTGTGTCCCTACCCGATTCCGCTAGTGGAGACCGCCGGGACATATCCAATTTCACGAAGGGCAACGTTAATGATGTCACAAAACACCGGCTTATCCAGGAAAGGTGTCCCCCACCTGGATTTAAGTTCCCTGCTAGAGCGTACAAAGATAGTCGCAGGAAGAGTGGTATCATGA